Genomic window (Phaeodactylum tricornutum CCAP 1055/1 chromosome 3, complete sequence):
ACTGTTGTTTAGGTTATATACACACCCAACTGAGTGTGTTTTACAACAGACGGCCATTGTGTATGGTTAGGTCATAAGTTATGACTGAAAATTTCGATATTTGTCGTTGGGTATGACACCGAAATCATTACCGATTTATCGGTGAGCTATGCTGGATAGCGTATAATACTAAGGCCGCTGTCCATAAGCGTGCTAGAAAAGTTATGTCATTGTGTATGACTCCCTTTTATTTAGCCAAACTATTGGTGAGttacattggatgatgtagaAAACTAGCCAGTTCCACTGGTGggccactggatttgctcgtGTGGCACTTATGGCCTGGAACGGAAGGTAGCCGAGCCTGGAGGCTTGTGTTGGCTCCTGCGGTCCGTGCGGCTTTTTCCGATGGCGTTTTACTGCTTTTGAATTGCGTtgttttgtttcgttgttctttcctTCGTTGAAATTGTTCTTGATATCATGGCTGCTGACGGTGCTATTGCGTTTCGTGGTGCGCTCGGGCGGATCGGATGGTCTGTTCCTGCGGCGAACGCGTTTACGAACGAAGGTTTTGATGCGATGGACTCCCTTGGCTTGGTTACTCGTGACCGTCTCAAGGATATCTGCAAGATCATTCGTCGCGGTACCGATGGTGTGGCCGCAGTGCCAGCTGCTGGTGGAAAtgctgcggtggcggcggcgcctGGCATCCCTGGGATAGCGATCCCCATGATGTGGGAGTACAAGCTAAGCGGAATGCATCTCTGGGTGTCTGAGCGTCTCCGACAGGGGACTCCGGTTGTTGCGGCGGACTTTACTGCGGCTATCAGAAACCTGTACACCAGGAAGGTGCGTGAACTAGAAGAAGCGAAGGATGAGGAGGATGTCCAAGTCAAGCCTCCGGCTCCGTTctcgaaggaaacgaagtggATTCCGTTCTTCAAGTTGTTGGTCAACTATTTGAGCTCTGTGACGGGTGTTAACAAAGTGCCGTTGGATTATGTCGTCCGGAAAGATGACAATGTCGCTGCACCTGATACCGAGTTTGAAACAGAGCACGAGAAGTTGGTGTTGTCCACCCCTCATACGGGGACGCATTTGACAAAGATAACGGAAAAGTTTGGATTCAAGTGAAGcggttgactgtaaacggTCCGGCGTGGACTTATGTTgcgcctttcgagaagaaacgcgaTGGTCGCGGCGCAGTCAAGGCTTTGAACAGCCATTATGAAGGTGATGCGGTAATGTCCAAGTCCAAGGCCGCTGCGTTCGACGTGCTCGAGCACACCACCTACACTGGTGAGCGTCGTAACTTCGGGATGGAAAAGTACACAAATGCTTTGTCGACGGCGTTCCAGACTCTCAACGAGTATGGAGAGACCTTGACGGAGTCCAGGAAAGTAGATG
Coding sequences:
- a CDS encoding predicted protein: MAADGAIAFRGALGRIGWSVPAANAFTNEGFDAMDSLGLVTRDRLKDICKIIRRGTDGVAAVPAAGGNAAVAAAPGIPGIAIPMMWEYKLSGMHLWVSERLRQGTPVVAADFTAAIRNLYTRKVRELEEAKDEEDVQVKPPAPFSKETKWIPFFKAREVGVVHPSYGDAFDKDNGKVWIQVKRLTVNGPAWTYVAPFEKKRDGRGAVKALNSHYEGDAVMSKSKAAAFDVLEHTTYTGERRNFGMEKYTNALSTAFQTLNEYGETLTESRKVDVFLRNNHCTDPKMLSGIAVIQGDADRMSNFAKAADYLALFTNTDTSQKTGRSIS